The following is a genomic window from Flavobacterium sp..
GTAAACCAATATGTAAAAGCAAACATAGGAACGCATCTTGTTTATGATGATGATATAAAATCGAAACAAGAGGAGGGTGGAGTTCAGGTTGTAAAAGGACCAAAGATTCAATTGAAACAATTACTAGGCTTAGGGGTTGTTTATCAATTTTAGTAAAATTATTTTGTTTTTTGTTTGATATATATATACGAATATCTATATTTGCACTCCAATTATCGCGGGTATGGTGAAATTGGTAGACACGCCAGACTTAGGATCTGGTGCCGCAAGGTGTGAAGGTTCGAGTCCTTTTACCCGCACAAAAAGCTTTAACGAAGGTTGGAGCTTTTTTTATGGTTAAATTTTTTATAATTCTCTGCTAGAGTTGGATTTTCCCGCTATCGCATGCATCTTGCACATTCCCACAGTAAAATCAGCACTAAACATTAAATGGTTTATTTATATTTTAGCTCAAAGTCGGTAGACTTTGCCCAGTAGGACATGATTTCATTAAAAAAGCCACTTCAATTGAAGTGGCTTTTTCTTTAACTAACTGTAAATTTACTCTTTTAACATTTTTTTTGTTTGGCTTATACCATTTGTATCTGTTATCTTGATTAAATAGAGACCTGTTTCTAGGTTTGTACTATCTAATTGTTGATTTGAAATTACATTGTTAAATGTTTTTACTAATTGTCCTGCAATGTTATAAATTTCTAATTTAGAAGCATCTTGCGTTAAAGCGAAACTATTTTTGGTAGGGTTAGGATAAATAGTAATGTTATTTTGAATTGTTTCAAAATCATCCGATGATAAAGTCGCTGGCTTGTTTCCAAACACTCTAAATCTTCCAGAATTAACACTTATAACATCTGTTGGATTATTAATAACAACAGGAGCATTATTATTCATCAAATCATACCATGTCATAGGGTAAGTATAAACATCTGTTGGGAAACTTGGATTGATAGTTAAATTTGCCACCGAAAAGTTTGCTAATACCACCACATTTCTTAATTGCGTTGTTGCAATTGTATTGTCATAAATATAAATACGTTGTTTCACGTTATTTACATCTGGACTAATTGCATGATCACCCATGAAAACAGGTTCCGATGTTTTGAGTTTAATAAGTTTAGACCAATCCCTTAAAATTGAAGTTCTTCTTGCGTCAGCCAACCAATTTCCTGTCCATTGGACTTGTTCTTTTGTATCAAGCTTACAATCGCCAGGATAAAATGTACCTTCATCATTAACAGTTCCATTAGCACAAGTGTAAATAGATTGATTGTTGCCAAGTTCTCCAAAGTGCCATATCATTTTTGGACCCGGCACTAAAATACTTGTTGCGCCAATTGCCCCCATTCTATTTAATGCGTTGGTTAAATTTCCATTAACAGGAAAAGCTCCACCACCATTTCCATAGGTTATAGCTTCATACATCATTCTATCTTTATCATGACTTTCTGGGTAACCAATAAGTCTTTTTCCTGTAAAACCACGACTTGTGTGTGACATTCTAGAAATGTTTTGTGTTGCATAACCCATTGCTAGTTCTTTGTATTGAGTATACATTTCTCCCCACATCATAATTCCCTTACCTTCACCAAATCTATAGTTAGCCCATTGTTGTTCTTCTCCATCTGTTCCTAAATGTTCAAAAATCACATAATGGTTATTATCTAATGACCAACAATAATCGGCGTATTCTTTTAACACATCTACACGGTCTTGCTGATAAGCATTCGTACACGCATCGTCTCCACCACTACAGTTTTGTGTAAACCCTTTTGTTAAATCCCATCTAAAACCATCTATTTTGTATTCTTCAATCCAGTGTTTTACGGTTTGCTTTACATAATTTTTGGTTAAAGTAGAGGAGTGGTTAAAATCGTCACCCACGCTATAACTATGTCTTGCTGTTGTATTAAAATAAGGATTGTCACTTGCAGGACCACCCCAACCATCACCATCTGGATCATTCATCCACATTCTAATCATTGGATTTCTTCCGAAAGCATGATTAAAGGCAATGTCAAGTATTACTGCAATGCCATTTTGGTGACATAAATCGACTAATTCTTTTAACTTTTCTGGTGTTCCATAAAACTTATCTAAAGCCATATGAAAAGCGGTATTGTATCCCCAACTTTCATTTCCTTCAAATTCCATTATAGGCATTAATTGAATGGCGTTTATTCCTAAATCTTTAAAATATTGAATTCTATTAATTACATCTTGATAGTTTCTATTTGAATCAAAATCGCGAATTAATAACTCATAAATAATCAATTTATCTTTGTTTGGTTTTGTAAAATTGGTTACTTGCCAATTGTATGGAGTTGTGCCTGTCTTAAACCAAGTTACCTCGCGTTCTTGTCCAGCAGGATATGCAGGTCTATTAGGGAATGTAGTATTAGGAATCCATTGGTCGTCATAAGGAGACAAAATCATTGTAGAGCAAGGATCGGCAGCTTTTACTAACGAAGGTGAGTTAGCAATAGGAGTTTGATCAACTACCCAATATTGATAAGTGTTGTTTGCCCCAGGAGTTAATCCGGTAAGTTCTAACCAAAATTTACTAGAACTTGGATCTTTCTTCATTGCGAAAGTGGTGTCAGGGGTATAGTTGTTAAAGCTACCGGCTACATAAACAAAATCTTTTCCAGGAGCTTCTAGAACAAGTGTTGCTTTAGTATTGTCAGTTATGTTGTAATTAATTCCATTTACTAAACCGCTTGGTATTGCTTGAGTTGTACTCCCTGGATTTACAATTACCGAAAATCTTCTGGTTATTGTTGAAGCACCAATAGTAACCTCTAATTCGTAACTAGTATTTGATGTAATATTTGTGTGATTAAAAGCATAATTAGATGTTGAACTTGTATTAATACTAGTTCCATTTGCTTTTAAATTATAGCTTGCATTACCTCCTGTATTGTTAGCTGAAATTGTTAGGTTACCTCCTGAATTGATAATTGTACTGCTGTTATTTACCGGTGCAGTTAAGTTAACTTGAAAAGTACCTACATTGAAAATGAAGTCACCACATGATGGAGCTAGTTTTAAAGTTTCGCTACCATTAGCATTTCTGAAAACCATACCTAATTTAGTGGCATTCGCTTGTTGAGTTCCATTTAAACCAAAATAGGTGCTTGGTGTTAGAGTTATACTCCAAGTACCATTACCATTATTGGTCATTAATCCGATAGAGTCGTCTTGTCCCCAGTTTCCTATTACAGAGAAACCAAAAGCATTTGTGTCGTTTCCAATTCCTGCATGCATATATACTTTAGCTGGAGTAACTCCCATTTGATTACAGGATTGCGGAGCTGTTGAAACAGTTATTGTTATTTGGTCAGTTACATTAAAACTACTTGGTGTAATGGTAACTTGTGCATTTATAAATAATCCAGTGAATAGTGTTAATAGGACTAAAATTTGGTTTTTCATAGCTTGTTATTTTTAAAAAAAAGGCTGTCAATTAGGACAGCCTTTTTAATAATTTAATTTATTTTAAAGAGCAATTAACTCGTAAGTATATCTTCTTGGATTAGAAAGGTCTAATATTACTTTGTAATTTCCAGCTGCTCCAGAAAAAGTTAAATCGCCACCATCTATCAAGTAGCCATCTGCATTTACTGTTCCTAAATCAAATCCATTGCTCCAAGCATTGTTTCCTCTAAACTTGAATGCTCCAGGTACTAAAGCGATACTTGCAATTTCTAATTTTTTAGTAGTTGGGTTGTATATTAAATCAGTATCAGAACCCCATCCAGTTGGTGTAGCAGCTCCAATGATTCCCCAACTTACTGGAGCAGCAGACCAAGTTCCAGCTGTTGGGTCTGCTTTTACTCTGTAATATCCTGCTGATGCAGTACAGTCAGTCTCTCCTGTTGCAACTAATACACCAGAAAACGATCCATCATCACCATAGTCAGTATTACCCCAATTGAAATTTCCACTTGCATCTGGTGCAACAAATTTAAAGCCACCATTTAACCAAACATACCCTTCATAATCTGTTTCTCCAAATGCTGAAGAAGCAATTCTTGGTGCTGTTGGAGGGTTCCAACCTTGGTGGTTTCCTGGAACAGCAAGTTTAGGTAATTCTGTAGAATATGGAGTTACTAAATAATTAATAACGTTTGAATATTGAACTTCACTACTTTGTGAACCAACAGTAGATTTAACTCTAATGTCAATTGAACCTTGTGTGAATGGCGTTAAACCAACAGCAACCACTGAACTATTTAATACGTCTGACGTGATTGTTATGTAAGTGTTTGTAGTGCTAGTTACTACTAATGGAGAATCAAATTCATCTCCTGTTTTATCGATTTCAACTTCATAAGTAATTTCTGTTGGAGTTGTCCCATAATTAGCATCTTCCCAAGACATTGTTAGTCCAGGGTTTAAAGGAGTTGTAGCATTTAATGTTACTTCATCTCCTGATGTTGGTGTAAGAATTTCAAATGATCCCTCTGGAGTTAAGAACATTAAATCTTGTTCATCTTCACATGAAATAAAAGCAAATGATAAAGCCGATATTGCTAAAAAGTTTCTAAGTATATTTTTCATAATTTTAATTTTTATTAATAACCAATATTTTGTGTTAAATTACGATTTGAAGCAAGAGCCGCTTCAGGAATTGGGTAAAGTTTTAAATGATTGCTTAAAGCAATACCGTTTGTTCCATTTCCTTTCCAAGCCCAATTATAACTTCCTCCTGTATATTTATTAAAACGAATTAAGTCTTGTCTTCTGTGCCCTTCCCAATGCAGTTCTCTTGACCTTTCATCTAAGATAAAATCTAAGGTTAAAGATGATA
Proteins encoded in this region:
- a CDS encoding alpha-amylase family glycosyl hydrolase, whose product is MKNQILVLLTLFTGLFINAQVTITPSSFNVTDQITITVSTAPQSCNQMGVTPAKVYMHAGIGNDTNAFGFSVIGNWGQDDSIGLMTNNGNGTWSITLTPSTYFGLNGTQQANATKLGMVFRNANGSETLKLAPSCGDFIFNVGTFQVNLTAPVNNSSTIINSGGNLTISANNTGGNASYNLKANGTSINTSSTSNYAFNHTNITSNTSYELEVTIGASTITRRFSVIVNPGSTTQAIPSGLVNGINYNITDNTKATLVLEAPGKDFVYVAGSFNNYTPDTTFAMKKDPSSSKFWLELTGLTPGANNTYQYWVVDQTPIANSPSLVKAADPCSTMILSPYDDQWIPNTTFPNRPAYPAGQEREVTWFKTGTTPYNWQVTNFTKPNKDKLIIYELLIRDFDSNRNYQDVINRIQYFKDLGINAIQLMPIMEFEGNESWGYNTAFHMALDKFYGTPEKLKELVDLCHQNGIAVILDIAFNHAFGRNPMIRMWMNDPDGDGWGGPASDNPYFNTTARHSYSVGDDFNHSSTLTKNYVKQTVKHWIEEYKIDGFRWDLTKGFTQNCSGGDDACTNAYQQDRVDVLKEYADYCWSLDNNHYVIFEHLGTDGEEQQWANYRFGEGKGIMMWGEMYTQYKELAMGYATQNISRMSHTSRGFTGKRLIGYPESHDKDRMMYEAITYGNGGGAFPVNGNLTNALNRMGAIGATSILVPGPKMIWHFGELGNNQSIYTCANGTVNDEGTFYPGDCKLDTKEQVQWTGNWLADARRTSILRDWSKLIKLKTSEPVFMGDHAISPDVNNVKQRIYIYDNTIATTQLRNVVVLANFSVANLTINPSFPTDVYTYPMTWYDLMNNNAPVVINNPTDVISVNSGRFRVFGNKPATLSSDDFETIQNNITIYPNPTKNSFALTQDASKLEIYNIAGQLVKTFNNVISNQQLDSTNLETGLYLIKITDTNGISQTKKMLKE
- a CDS encoding SusE domain-containing protein, whose protein sequence is MKNILRNFLAISALSFAFISCEDEQDLMFLTPEGSFEILTPTSGDEVTLNATTPLNPGLTMSWEDANYGTTPTEITYEVEIDKTGDEFDSPLVVTSTTNTYITITSDVLNSSVVAVGLTPFTQGSIDIRVKSTVGSQSSEVQYSNVINYLVTPYSTELPKLAVPGNHQGWNPPTAPRIASSAFGETDYEGYVWLNGGFKFVAPDASGNFNWGNTDYGDDGSFSGVLVATGETDCTASAGYYRVKADPTAGTWSAAPVSWGIIGAATPTGWGSDTDLIYNPTTKKLEIASIALVPGAFKFRGNNAWSNGFDLGTVNADGYLIDGGDLTFSGAAGNYKVILDLSNPRRYTYELIAL